A single Montipora foliosa isolate CH-2021 chromosome 7, ASM3666993v2, whole genome shotgun sequence DNA region contains:
- the LOC138010966 gene encoding uncharacterized protein, giving the protein MRGSSLFLVQVVTMFAVKAVNSAPVKKNSLLGSPATGCNAEPTNNCNCHCNVFQDSRITKAVNALENKVDQFIEVVNETAPPGLSPDPWIKMNTAPVCFGAKGDQFGEFFVPTGGRLASIKLVHFYGYVTCDKRDKRFWSYWGCSTYLYPLRDKVNVVITNSSNHILLPPSQFMYESDKWSILQGYNSFSPEIVLSVFSNPLAVVKGQELRLWFGEDLVNRSEGDNDGKSCCDVYARLVGERSLVETRSDGSVLVS; this is encoded by the exons ATGCGTGGATCTTCTCTTTTCCTGGTGCAAGTGGTTACGATGTTTGCAGTTAAAGCTGTTAACTCTGCGCCAGTTAAGAAAAACAGCCTGCTGGGTTCTCCAGCCACTGGATGCAACGCAGAGCCGACGAACAACTGCAATTGCCATTGTAACGTGTTTCAAGATTCACGTATTACCAAAGCTGTGAATGCATTGGAAAACAAAGTAGATCAATTCATTGAAGTCGTCAACGAAACAGCCCCTCCAGGCCTGTCGCCAG ACCCATGGATCAAGATGAATACTGCCCCGGTGTGTTTTGGAGCAAAAGGTGATCAGTTTGGAGAGTTTTTTGTTCCAACTGGCGGAAGGTTGGCCTCCATCAAACTGGTACATTTTTACGGCTATGTGACGTGTGACAAAAGAGATAAGAGGTTTTGGTCTTACTGGGGCTGCAGCACCTATCTTTATCCGCTGCGAGATAAAGTCAATGTTGTCATCACAAATTCTTCAAACCACATCCTGCTCCCACCGAGCCAATTCATGTATGAAAGCGACAAGTGGTCCATTCTTCAAGGGTACAACTCGTTCTCTCCCGAGATCGTGCTGTCTGTTTTCTCCAACCCGTTGGCTGTGGTGAAAGGTCAAGAATTGCGATTGTGGTTCGGTGAGGATTTGGTGAATAGGAGTGAGGGCGACAACGACGGAAAATCTTGTTGCGACGTCTACGCTCGGCTCGTAGGAGAGCGCTCTTTAGTCGAAACTCGATCCGATGGTTCTGTGTTGGTCTCGTAA
- the LOC138010967 gene encoding switch-associated protein 70-like, translating into MSDRKLTSTKQNCRILKQGYLLKKSDLLKKWNLRYFVLSKECLCYYQSEQESSDEAPKELIFFNDLSLYIDDLPEKHTKYCLKIVKKSLSNKLAPRTYTLCCFSEQERNEWLAQILHAKAMSLVADPAWIGNEETSTEISDLKRSNSTSETRFATAKNVIQTYRKRLSFNRNLHPSPSCLSLYDMNANRVLSGNSNWKATLTNISAGTEVA; encoded by the coding sequence ATGTCTGACAGGAAGCTTACAAGCACGAAACAAAATTGCCGCATCTTAAAGCAAGGGTATTTGCTCAAAAAGAGCGACCTTCTCAAGAAATGGAATCTAAGATATTTTGTGCTCAGCAAAGAATGTTTGTGTTACTATCAAAGTGAACAGGAATCAAGTGATGAGGCACCGAAGGAACTTATTTTCTTCAACGACTTGTCTCTGTACATAGACGATCTGCCAGAAAAACACACAAAGTACTGTctcaaaattgtcaaaaagtCTCTATCCAACAAGTTGGCGCCTCGGACATATACACTATGTTGTTTCTCCGAACAAGAGAGGAATGAGTGGCTCGCGCAAATTCTGCACGCTAAGGCAATGTCATTGGTAGCGGATCCAGCATGGATAGGCAACGAAGAAACTTCAACGGAAATTTCGGACTTAAAGCGATCAAACTCAACATCCGAAACCAGGTTTGCCACTGCGAAAAACGTTATACAAACGTATCGCAAGAGACTTTCGTTCAATCGAAACTTGCATCCCTCGCCAAGCTGTTTGAGTTTGTACGATATGAATGCCAACAGAGTACTCTCTGGGAATTCAAATTGGAAAGCAACGTTGACGAATATTTCAGCAGGAACGGAAGTCGCTTAG